The sequence below is a genomic window from Equus caballus isolate H_3958 breed thoroughbred chromosome 11, TB-T2T, whole genome shotgun sequence.
tgtgggttcagattctgggcgtggacctatgtaccgctcatcaagccatgctgtggcggcttcctacatacaaaatagaggaagattggcaacagatactagctcagggacaatcttcctcaccaaaacaacaaaacaacccaggAGGAATTCTGTTGTATTTCCTGATTGGCCACATTCTTGCCTTCTTGTCTTCCTGCAGATCTGATTTGTATCCACTGTGATCACTCATTTAGGACTTTTCAGATCCAGACCCAGCACTCCAGAGTAACTCCTCACAAGTGAGTAGCCCCAGCACCACTCTGGTGGAACTGGGTATTCTTGTCTGACTGCACTTCCTTTGGGCGTCCACACATGCACGGGGATAAGCACACTGCCCAGGGAACACAGACTGTAAAGCAGTGTGATTTTGCAGTGACAGGAACTGATGTGTCTAAAACCTCAGGAAaccaatcattttctttcttattgttaCTAATTTGCTATGTAAACAGTATATAATATTGAATGTCTTTTATAGTAAACCCTGTACAAGTGAGAAAATATATCTTCAAATGTTAAACTAAGCTAATTTGAATTCCAACACACATCTGAAGCCAGCTTCATCTTGGAGCTTAGAATTGGCTGAGGACAGTGAAGTTACCACTTAAGCATACCCAGGGTCAGGTCAACTGAAATGCTCATTAACTTAGACAAATGAATGTTTGAGACGATGGCTTTCAAATTGCCTGGGATTATTTCCATGGAAATGCCACAGCACAAGTTACCCAAAGCTGGTTTGATTTCCAAAGTGTTCAGATGTCACAAATATGATAGGAGTTAgctgtttttaaataataaagggCTAAAGTGATCATATATCCTGCCTTTTCTGTAACTCCTTTATAAAGGCAGTTCATTGAATATATTACCTCATACGATATCATTTTGATACCTTTGTAAGATCTCTATGTCGAGAATTAGGTCTAGGGAAATAGAGCCTTCGTAGCCGTGGAGGCGGGCAAGAAGTGTATGAAGAACACGGCTGCATGAGGGATCAGAATTCATTTACTGAGGAACGCCACTCCTTCAGGAAGAGCAAGACCCTGCGAGATCGTTGTTCAGGAACCAGTTGAGCACGTTTCTGTCTTTAACTTTTCCTAAAAGAGGATGATGAGTTCTATTTtccatttaggtttttttttttttttacaatcatTGGAGAGCTGAGTTTTACATTGATTTTACATATTGGCATCTTAGGCTACTTTTCCTAACTGTTAATCGATAGAAAATGATTTGTCTACATCCTTGAAAGAATGTACTCTATTATAGAAAATAACCATTTCTAATCCTTTCACCTTCCCATTCCACAAACACGGCAGAAGGCTGTGATGACTAATGTTTGAACTACTGACAGATACCTGTATTTTGCAGGAAGGAGACTGTAATTTCGGATTCCTTGGTGGAGGAAAACAAAACGTCTGGTCTTGCTTCCAACGATGCAAGTGTGATTGCCGGCATCTTCATGAGCTCCAGAGGTCACAGCACACTACCACGGACTCTCATGGCCCCTCGGATGATTTCTGAGGGAGACATAGGAGGCATTGCTCAAatcacctcctctctcttcctgggcAGAGGCAGTGTGGCCTCCAACCGGCACCTCCTCCAGGCTCGTGGCATCACCTGCATCGTTAATGCTACCATTGAGATCCCCAATTTCAACTGGCCCCAATTTGAATATGTTAAAGTGCCTCTGGCTGACATGCCTCATGCCCCCATTGGACTGTACTTTGACACTGTGGCTGACAAGATCCACAGTGTGAGCAGGAAGCACGGGGCCACCCTGGTGCACTGTGCTGCTGGCGTGAGCCGCTCGGCCACCCTCTGCATAGCTTACCTGATGAAATTCCACAATGTGTGCCTGCTGGAGGCGTACAACTGGGTGAAAGCCCGGAGGCCTGTCATCAGGCCCAACGTAGGCTTCTGGAGGCAGCTGATAGACTACGAgcgccagctctttgggaagtcaACAGTTAAAATGGTACAGACACCTTACGGCGTAGTTCCAGACGTTTATGAAAAAGAGTCCCGACACCTGATGCCTTACTGGGGGATTTAATGCCGCCAGCACCTGCATCAGCAGCCCCTCGAGCAGTACCAGCATCTGCTACACACCGTCTGCTCCCCTCTTCACCTTTCTTTTCAAACGGTTGACTTTTGGTTCTCCCTGAAGTGTTTTTTACACTAGGTGTTCAAGTTTATTTTAAGAGATAGGGAGGGGAGGAACATAAGGGGAATGCATACATTGCtagtaacatttttaaaactaacaTTTTGGAATAATGTTTATGAAAATCTTTAACTggcttttaatcatttttaacaatTTGAACAGTTTAATAAACTGTTTGGTTCTGCTCTATTCTGAATCTCATGCCTTTTGGCATCATGGCAGGTGCAGGAGGAGCTCACTGCAAAAATCACTTTGGGCCCCGATTAACCCTTTAGAGACAAGCTTTGCCCAAGGCTGCCGACCAAATAAATGCTTAGGGAAGATTGATACCAGCTTCAGTCTCTACTGGATTAGCCCtactctttcctttcccctcGATTATTTAGTGACTctgtaagttaaaaaaacaaagaaacctttATTATTTAGCTGTTAAGTAATTATAATGAAATCTGCTGCAAATACCCTCTTGGAATCAATGTGCCCCAGGATTAtattagcattatttttaataaatatatctgCATAACATATTAGAATTTTTACTCATAAGAATTTcaaagtgcatgtgtgtgtgtatgtgttgatgatggaagaaagatgctctcCAACAACTGTGTTAAATATATGGCTCCTGTGACAATGATGAACACGACTTAAGACAGGCATCCCAGCTGAATCACGTCagtgctccacatccttgcagaTGGGCAGATAGTAACATCATTCACGATGCTGGAACAGTGGAAAATGGCGTGGCGTACACACTCCCATTTTTAAAACGTACTGGTTTCAGTTGTCTCTTGGTAACTGGAGTACATTAAAGCAGTGAGTCCTCCATCAGAGTGGTTTTTAACAAAAGGTGTGCCTTTCCTTGACTATTAACACACAAATGCCCTAAAGCAAGCCTCAGTACAAGCTACACAACAGAATACAAGTGATAAGCAACAATGGCTTCCTTTGTTGAAACCTGGGAATGTCACCCAGTTCACTGCTCCTAATAAATGTGACAACACAGCTCATCAGGGACTTGGTAGAAGTTTAATTAGCTCTTCTCTGTTCTGTGCTCCTGGGAAAGTGATGGGAGTTACCAGGTTGCCCCTTTCTTTTAGGGAGAGCAGCCACTTGTCACAGCACtgctttattttacttcatttgcCAGGTAGATGGTAGCTTGCTTATCCATGGAATAATTTTCTAGATTTTTGGTCTGTTTTGGCAAGATGCCATAGATACAATGCCAGTGActgcatatttatataaattatatctatcAGATTTTACCTAGTCTGTGGCAGTCGTTTCCATCTAAATCCTACCTTGTCTCTTTTTCATAGCATTTGCCCACTTTTATAAACATGCACCATTATTGTCTAAATAGGAACTATTCCTATTTATTCTAGAATAAATTCATATTCTAGAATATGCTAGAATTCATATTCTAGAATAATTCATATTCTATTCTGGAATAATGAATAGTTTCTATGGGAAATCAGAGGAGCGCACAAATACCATATCAGCACAtggtcaaaaatcaattggaagAACAACAGAAGAATCCTGTGGCTGTGGAGGTTACGGCATCTTTACTATGAAGGCACACGTTAAGTCTGGTAGTCTCTGGACAAGAAGCCGAAAATAATCACTCTACTCTAGTAAGAGAACACCTGGTGACAGATGTTCCTGGTAATTAAGGAAAACTTCCTGCAGAAACCCTGGCAAATGCCATGATTGGGATGGAACTAAGAGCATTCTTAGCACTTGGGAAGCTTATCACCTTTCTAACCTAAATGTCAGAGTTTATCAGCTGGTCCCAAAGGAAGGTGTGGGGCCTAGGTGTTAGGGAAGTTTTATAGAGACACCAAGTGCAGAGCAAGCATTTTGAATTCCTATAACATAAAGGCCCCATAATCTTTTCAAGGCTTAAGAACATACTAGTCTTTAAATAAAAGTCATCTTTAAACAAATGACAGCGGGGCcgacccatggccgagtggttaagttcgcacgctccactttggcagcccagggtttcgccagtttggatcctgggtgtggacatggcaccgctcatcaggccatgctgaggcgacgtcccacatgctacaactagaaggacccacaactaaaaatacgcaactatgtactggggggctttggggagaaaaaggaaaaaaataaaaatcttaaaacaacaaaaaaaaaacaaatgtgtatgcacacaatatattcaaataattcaaaatatgcaACCTATGTAGAGTGATAACTAGTAGACACAGGGAAAATAAAGCATGGGTAATAAATATCCTAACATACTCTGTGCCTCTTCTATCTCAAGCATGTCCagacaaaaattaaattacatactaagccaaaaaatttttaaaggcaaGATACAATACCGAAAAAGAAAAGTGCTTATTAATCACCACTCAAGCAGTGGGGCGAAGCTGCCTGCACAGTACACAGTATAGAAATGAGTAACCTTGGTTACTGTTTCCAAGGACACTGGGCTCTTGGCTAACGAGAGCTGAGGCggagctgaatgcagtgttgagTCATTTTAATAAACTTGCATAAATAAACTCAACGCAGTGGTTTTCCACACTCCCCAAATCCTTATTGGTGGTAAACATAAACACTTCCACTATTAAATAGATACTTAAAGTAGTGAGTATTTTTCATAGCAAAGGCTTTTGGTTGATGTctgctgtatttttctcttttgcaccTCCCATGGAGTGACTAAACCTATCATACTTCGTAAGGTCAGCAGTGATTATACTTAGGAATTTTATCCGAGGCTTTCTGGAATATATCTAGGAACGGAAACCAACCTAGTTAACAGATgagcatactttttaaaatgtcattaacacaactagaagaacccacaactaaaaatatacaactatgtactgggggggttgggggagaaaaagcaaggggggggggagggaagaaaagtCATTGATACACAAGCCACTGTGACAATAATAGTCCAGACAGCATTTCCAAAAAATGTCTCAGCAATGTAAATTCCGTCAAACTGGGAGATATTCTTCTGGCAAAGGTAGATTCTGTTACCATGGTCTGTTATGGAAAGTACAAGGCCGATTAGAAGCCTGCTTGAATTGTGG
It includes:
- the DUSP14 gene encoding dual specificity protein phosphatase 14 → MSSRGHSTLPRTLMAPRMISEGDIGGIAQITSSLFLGRGSVASNRHLLQARGITCIVNATIEIPNFNWPQFEYVKVPLADMPHAPIGLYFDTVADKIHSVSRKHGATLVHCAAGVSRSATLCIAYLMKFHNVCLLEAYNWVKARRPVIRPNVGFWRQLIDYERQLFGKSTVKMVQTPYGVVPDVYEKESRHLMPYWGI